One Phycisphaerae bacterium genomic window carries:
- a CDS encoding thiazole synthase: MPPLKIADFNIRARLFVGTGKYLRDGAPDYELMRAALDASGCEVVTVAVRRERLYDKQGRSLLDFLDLQRYTILPNTAGCFSADDAIRAARLGRELLEGLKNPGARWVKLEVLGDKQTLLPDPMETLRAAETLLKEDFIVLAYANDDPILCQRLKAAGCASVMPLGSPIGSGQGVLNPNNIRIILEQLKGNDPDYPVIVDAGVGTASDVTIAMELGADGVLLNTGIAGARDPVAMAHAMRHAVEAGYLAFRAGRIPRKLYATASSPMEGRIAPVAAR, from the coding sequence ATGCCCCCGCTGAAGATCGCGGACTTCAACATTCGCGCCCGGCTGTTCGTGGGGACGGGCAAATACTTGCGCGACGGCGCGCCGGATTACGAGCTGATGCGCGCGGCGCTGGACGCCTCCGGGTGCGAGGTCGTCACCGTTGCCGTTCGCCGCGAGCGGCTCTACGACAAACAGGGCCGCAGCCTGCTCGACTTCTTGGACCTGCAGCGCTACACGATCTTGCCAAACACGGCCGGCTGCTTCAGCGCCGACGATGCGATTCGCGCGGCGCGCCTGGGGCGCGAGCTGCTCGAAGGGCTGAAGAATCCCGGCGCCCGCTGGGTGAAGCTCGAAGTCCTCGGTGACAAGCAGACGCTGCTACCGGACCCGATGGAAACCCTGCGCGCCGCCGAGACGCTGCTGAAGGAGGACTTCATCGTCCTGGCCTACGCCAACGACGACCCGATCCTCTGCCAGCGGCTGAAGGCGGCCGGCTGCGCCAGTGTTATGCCGCTCGGTTCGCCGATCGGCAGCGGCCAGGGTGTCCTGAACCCCAACAACATCCGCATCATCCTGGAACAGCTCAAAGGCAATGACCCGGACTACCCGGTGATCGTCGACGCGGGCGTCGGGACGGCGTCCGACGTCACGATCGCGATGGAGCTCGGCGCCGACGGCGTCCTGCTGAACACGGGTATCGCCGGGGCGCGCGACCCGGTCGCGATGGCGCACGCCATGCGCCACGCGGTCGAGGCTGGCTACCTGGCGTTCCGCGCCGGGCGCATCCCGCGCAAGCTCTATGCCACGGCGTCGTCGCCCATGGAGGGACGCATTGCCCCCGTTGCCGCCCGCTGA
- the thiS gene encoding sulfur carrier protein ThiS, with the protein MQVTVNGESREMPDGASVADLVAQFDLTPERVAVEVNERLVRRATYRETALREGDRVEIVTLVGGG; encoded by the coding sequence ATGCAGGTGACTGTGAACGGTGAATCCCGCGAAATGCCCGACGGGGCCAGCGTCGCTGATCTCGTTGCGCAATTCGACCTTACGCCGGAACGCGTCGCCGTCGAGGTCAACGAGCGGCTGGTCCGGCGGGCGACGTATCGCGAGACGGCCCTGCGTGAAGGGGATCGCGTGGAGATCGTCACGCTGGTTGGAGGTGGCTGA
- a CDS encoding sulfate ABC transporter ATP-binding protein, whose protein sequence is MSIEVRQITKTFGTFTALRDVSLEVQTGELIALLGPSGSGKTTLLRIIAGLEVPDSGTILFHGEDATARRVQERRVGFVFQHYALFRHMTVFENVAFGLRVQPRRVRPAAGEIRARVQRLLALVQLDWLAGRYPSQLSGGQRQRVALARALAVEPKVLLLDEPFGALDAKVRQELRRWLRRLHGEINVTGVLVTHDQEEALEVADRVVVMNAGRIEQMGTPEEVFHHPASEFVMNFLGHVNVFHGRAEGSKAFFGGVELDYPDAPLTGSLEVRGFVRPHDLELDTQPAEDTLVEGTIAHINAAGPQVKIELVTVLGESIHVEMTQERYRALGVGRGRRVFVRPRQMRVFADNHKA, encoded by the coding sequence ATGAGCATCGAAGTCCGACAGATCACGAAGACGTTCGGCACGTTCACGGCGCTGCGCGATGTGAGCCTCGAAGTGCAAACCGGCGAGCTGATCGCACTGCTCGGCCCGTCGGGCTCGGGCAAGACGACGCTGCTGCGGATCATCGCCGGATTGGAAGTGCCCGACTCCGGGACGATCCTGTTCCACGGCGAGGACGCGACGGCGCGGCGGGTGCAGGAGCGGCGGGTCGGCTTCGTCTTTCAGCACTACGCTCTCTTCCGCCACATGACCGTGTTCGAGAACGTCGCCTTCGGGCTGCGCGTCCAGCCGCGGCGGGTGCGTCCGGCTGCGGGCGAGATTCGCGCGCGTGTGCAGCGGCTGCTGGCGCTGGTGCAGCTCGACTGGCTGGCCGGCCGCTATCCGTCGCAGCTCTCGGGCGGGCAGCGGCAGCGCGTGGCCCTCGCGCGGGCCCTGGCCGTCGAGCCGAAGGTACTGTTGCTGGACGAGCCGTTCGGGGCGCTGGATGCAAAGGTGCGCCAGGAGCTGCGTCGCTGGCTGCGCCGTCTGCACGGCGAGATCAACGTCACCGGCGTGCTGGTCACGCACGACCAGGAGGAAGCGCTGGAGGTGGCCGACCGCGTCGTCGTCATGAACGCCGGCCGGATCGAGCAGATGGGCACGCCGGAGGAAGTCTTCCACCATCCGGCGAGCGAGTTCGTGATGAACTTCCTGGGGCACGTGAACGTGTTCCACGGGCGGGCCGAGGGCAGCAAGGCCTTCTTCGGCGGGGTCGAGCTGGACTATCCCGATGCGCCGCTGACGGGCTCGCTGGAGGTGCGCGGGTTCGTGCGGCCGCACGACCTGGAGCTCGACACGCAACCGGCGGAAGACACGCTCGTGGAGGGGACGATCGCCCACATCAACGCCGCCGGCCCGCAGGTGAAGATCGAGCTGGTGACAGTGCTGGGGGAGTCGATTCACGTCGAAATGACCCAGGAGCGCTACCGCGCACTGGGCGTCGGGCGCGGCCGGCGGGTCTTCGTACGGCCGCGGCAAATGCGGGTTTTCGCGGACAATCACAAGGCGTAG
- the cysW gene encoding sulfate ABC transporter permease subunit CysW, translating into MATASIHIPVAHQVPRATAEPWVVRWLLIGFALAFLGLFLFLPLAAVFAQAFERGVSAYLASFRDPDAQAAIRLTLLTAAIVVPLNLVFGIAAAWAIAKFEFRGKSVLITLIDLPFAVSPVISGLIYVLLFGLRGWLGPWLDAHDIKIIFAVPGIVLATLFVTCPLVARELIPLMQAQGTEEEEAAVVLGAHGWQTFFRVTLPNIKWGVLYGVILCNARAMGEFGAVSVVSGHIRGLTNTMTLHVEILYNEYNFVGAFAVASLLTLLALVTLGAKTLVEWQTRRRSTDTGNDESEPEAVVVTAPATVADE; encoded by the coding sequence ATGGCGACGGCCAGTATTCACATCCCGGTGGCACACCAGGTCCCGCGGGCGACTGCGGAGCCGTGGGTCGTGCGCTGGTTGCTGATCGGGTTTGCCCTGGCGTTCCTCGGACTGTTTCTATTTCTGCCACTGGCGGCCGTGTTCGCCCAGGCGTTTGAGCGCGGCGTATCGGCGTACCTGGCGTCATTCCGCGACCCGGATGCGCAGGCCGCGATTCGCCTGACGCTGCTCACGGCGGCGATTGTCGTGCCGCTGAACCTCGTCTTTGGCATCGCCGCGGCGTGGGCAATCGCGAAGTTCGAGTTTCGCGGCAAGAGCGTGCTCATTACGCTGATCGATCTGCCGTTTGCGGTCTCGCCGGTGATTTCCGGTTTGATCTACGTGCTGCTGTTCGGGCTGCGCGGCTGGCTGGGGCCGTGGCTGGACGCGCATGACATCAAGATCATCTTCGCGGTGCCCGGGATTGTGCTGGCGACGCTGTTCGTGACGTGCCCGCTGGTGGCCCGCGAGCTAATCCCGCTCATGCAGGCCCAGGGGACAGAAGAGGAGGAGGCCGCGGTGGTGCTGGGCGCGCATGGCTGGCAGACCTTCTTCCGCGTCACGCTGCCCAACATCAAGTGGGGCGTGCTGTACGGCGTGATCCTGTGCAACGCCCGCGCCATGGGCGAGTTCGGCGCGGTGTCGGTCGTGTCCGGCCACATCCGCGGCCTCACGAACACGATGACACTGCACGTCGAAATTCTCTACAACGAATACAATTTCGTCGGCGCGTTCGCCGTCGCATCGCTACTGACGCTGCTCGCCCTGGTCACCCTGGGAGCCAAGACCCTGGTCGAGTGGCAGACGCGGCGGCGATCTACGGACACGGGCAATGACGAATCGGAGCCGGAGGCCGTGGTGGTGACCGCCCCCGCGACCGTGGCCGACGAGTGA
- the cysT gene encoding sulfate ABC transporter permease subunit CysT — translation MSGAAQSRTRRILPGFGLAMGFTLTYFCLIVLIPLGALVLKTTGMSWGDFWSAVTAPRVLASYKLTFGASFVGALINAVFGSIVAWVLVRYRFPLRKLIDAMVDLPFALPTAVAGIALTSIYATNGWIGRLLEPASIKVAFTPLGVIVALTFIGLPFVVRTVQPVLEDLDAEIEEAAASLGARRWQTVTRVILPELWPALATGFALAFARALGEFGSVVFIAGNMPMKTEITPLLIVIKLEQFDYAGATALAVVMLVASFALLLLINLLQRWASRLRPVHGD, via the coding sequence ATGTCGGGCGCCGCGCAGAGCCGCACACGCCGCATCCTGCCCGGGTTCGGGCTGGCGATGGGGTTCACGCTCACCTATTTCTGCCTGATCGTGCTGATCCCGCTCGGCGCGCTGGTGCTGAAGACGACGGGGATGAGCTGGGGCGATTTCTGGAGCGCGGTCACCGCGCCGCGTGTACTGGCCTCATACAAGCTGACGTTCGGGGCGTCATTCGTTGGCGCACTCATCAACGCAGTGTTCGGCTCGATCGTGGCCTGGGTGCTGGTGCGCTATCGCTTTCCGCTCCGCAAGCTGATCGACGCGATGGTCGACCTGCCGTTCGCGCTGCCGACCGCGGTGGCCGGCATCGCGCTCACCAGCATCTACGCCACGAACGGCTGGATTGGCCGCCTCCTGGAGCCAGCCAGCATCAAGGTGGCGTTCACGCCGCTCGGGGTCATCGTGGCCCTGACCTTCATCGGCCTGCCGTTCGTCGTGCGAACGGTGCAGCCGGTGCTGGAGGACTTGGACGCGGAGATCGAGGAGGCCGCGGCCAGCCTGGGGGCGCGGCGCTGGCAGACCGTGACACGCGTCATTCTCCCGGAACTCTGGCCGGCGCTGGCAACCGGGTTCGCGCTCGCGTTCGCGCGGGCGCTGGGCGAGTTCGGGTCGGTCGTGTTCATCGCGGGCAACATGCCCATGAAGACAGAAATCACGCCCCTGCTGATTGTCATCAAGCTGGAGCAATTTGACTACGCCGGCGCGACGGCCCTGGCGGTCGTGATGCTGGTTGCGTCATTTGCGCTGCTGCTGCTGATCAACCTGCTGCAGCGCTGGGCGAGCCGGCTGCGGCCGGTCCACGGCGATTGA
- a CDS encoding sulfate ABC transporter substrate-binding protein, with the protein MKTLIVPVVLVMATGASWPTAASAQPAQDVTLLNVSYDPTRELYQEFNAAFAKYWKDKHGGTVTVRQSHGGSGKQARAVIDGLEADVVTLALAYDVDAIAQHGKLLPKDWQKQLPDNSAPYTSTILFLVRKGNPKGIKDWDDLIKPGVSVITPNPKTSGVARWNYLAAWAFARHQQDGNDQKAREFIMQLYKNVPVLDSGARGATTTFVQREIGDVLLAWENEALLALNELGKDKVEIVVPSLSILAEPSVAVVDKYVDKHGTRAVATAYLEYLYTPEGQEIAAKHYYRPRLKEVAEKYRDRFPQVKLFTIDEEFGGWEKAQKEHFADGGTFDKIYQPG; encoded by the coding sequence ATGAAGACATTGATCGTACCTGTGGTTCTCGTGATGGCGACGGGTGCGTCGTGGCCGACCGCCGCGTCGGCGCAGCCGGCGCAGGACGTCACGCTGCTGAACGTGTCGTACGACCCGACGCGGGAGCTGTACCAGGAATTCAACGCCGCGTTCGCGAAATACTGGAAGGACAAGCACGGCGGCACGGTGACGGTGCGCCAGTCGCACGGCGGCTCGGGCAAGCAGGCCCGCGCGGTGATTGACGGGCTGGAAGCCGACGTCGTCACGCTGGCCCTCGCTTACGATGTGGATGCCATCGCCCAGCATGGGAAGCTGTTGCCGAAAGACTGGCAGAAGCAGCTACCGGACAACAGCGCCCCGTATACCTCCACCATCCTCTTCCTCGTCCGCAAGGGCAATCCCAAGGGCATCAAGGACTGGGATGACCTGATCAAGCCCGGCGTCAGCGTAATCACACCCAATCCGAAAACCTCCGGCGTGGCGCGTTGGAATTACCTGGCGGCCTGGGCGTTTGCGCGGCATCAGCAGGACGGCAACGACCAGAAAGCGCGCGAGTTCATCATGCAGCTCTACAAGAACGTGCCGGTGCTGGATTCCGGGGCGCGCGGCGCGACCACGACGTTCGTGCAGCGTGAGATCGGCGACGTGCTGCTGGCGTGGGAGAACGAGGCGCTGCTGGCGCTGAACGAGCTGGGCAAGGACAAGGTGGAGATCGTCGTGCCCTCGCTCAGCATCCTGGCGGAGCCGAGCGTTGCCGTCGTGGACAAGTACGTGGACAAGCATGGCACACGCGCGGTGGCGACGGCCTACCTGGAGTACCTGTACACGCCGGAGGGCCAGGAGATCGCTGCGAAGCACTACTATCGCCCGCGGCTCAAGGAGGTCGCCGAGAAGTACCGCGACCGCTTCCCGCAGGTGAAGCTGTTCACGATCGACGAGGAGTTCGGCGGCTGGGAGAAGGCTCAGAAAGAGCATTTCGCTGACGGCGGCACGTTCGACAAGATCTATCAGCCGGGCTAG
- the folE gene encoding GTP cyclohydrolase I FolE, which yields MKPAKTDSPIDTARIERAVREILLAIGEDPDREGLRKTPERVARMYTELFAGLHQEPDVHLQAMFDEDHHEMVVLRDIPFNSTCEHHLMPFEGRAHVAYIPGGKVLGLSKLARLVDVFAHRPQVQERLTSQIADVLAQRLNVKGCAVVLEAVHTCMTCRGVKKPGSVMVTSALRGIMHTNQATRGEVLSLLHNH from the coding sequence ATGAAACCAGCCAAGACCGATTCGCCGATCGACACGGCCCGCATCGAACGCGCGGTGCGCGAAATCCTCCTGGCCATCGGGGAAGACCCCGACCGCGAGGGACTGCGCAAGACGCCCGAGCGCGTGGCGCGGATGTACACGGAGCTGTTCGCCGGACTGCACCAGGAGCCCGACGTGCATCTGCAGGCGATGTTCGACGAGGACCACCACGAGATGGTGGTGCTGCGGGACATCCCGTTTAACAGCACCTGCGAGCATCACTTGATGCCGTTCGAGGGCCGGGCGCACGTCGCCTACATCCCCGGCGGCAAGGTGCTGGGACTTTCGAAGCTGGCGCGGCTTGTAGACGTTTTCGCCCACCGCCCCCAGGTGCAGGAGCGGCTGACTTCGCAAATCGCCGACGTGCTCGCCCAGCGCCTGAATGTGAAGGGCTGCGCGGTCGTCCTGGAGGCCGTCCACACGTGCATGACCTGTCGCGGCGTGAAGAAGCCGGGCAGCGTCATGGTCACGTCCGCGCTGCGGGGCATCATGCACACCAATCAGGCGACCCGGGGCGAGGTCCTGTCGCTGCTGCACAATCACTGA
- a CDS encoding HPF/RaiA family ribosome-associated protein translates to MDLRVTTRGVHDTAELRDHAAARVTATLSRFAERVQDVLVLLEDVTGPEKHSIDKRCRIDVHLRHGATLTIDELGPEIEASLAVALDRLKATLSRKIGRVKRGVGAG, encoded by the coding sequence ATGGATCTCAGAGTCACCACCAGAGGGGTTCACGACACGGCCGAGTTGCGCGACCACGCCGCCGCGCGCGTGACCGCCACGCTGAGCCGCTTTGCCGAGCGCGTTCAGGACGTGCTGGTGCTGCTGGAGGACGTTACCGGACCCGAGAAGCACTCCATCGACAAGCGCTGCCGTATCGACGTGCACCTGCGTCACGGTGCCACGTTGACCATCGACGAATTGGGACCTGAGATCGAGGCGTCGCTGGCCGTGGCGCTGGATCGCCTGAAGGCCACACTCAGCCGCAAAATCGGCCGGGTGAAACGAGGGGTCGGCGCCGGCTGA
- a CDS encoding asparagine--tRNA ligase — translation MAHATTIAELGSHVGQTVTLSGWLYNSRSSGKLLFLMLRDGTGLCQCVLEKTAVSPEDFEAARRLGQESSLHVDGVVRADERSVGGHELAVSAVRIVQNSAGYPITPKAHGIEFLMKNRHLWFRSQRQWAILRVRHTIVDGIRRYFNDHGFILIDTPIFAPAAGEGSQTLFAVDYFGEPVYLAQTGQLYVESAMMAHRKVYCFGPTFRAEKSKTRRHLTEFWMVEPEIAYADIDDVCALAEDFVYELVQRVLRERRMELELLGRDLTKLEAIQKPFNRITYSQAAELLHGDNVRRMLLDDLERAKARVEELKKSIAEKEAERTAPGTKEWKADKLAHELLDAREELADQEDAVRNIPHHMELAANFAWGGDLGGSDETIIARLHERPVFVTHYPRACKAFYMKRNADDPRVVNNLDLLAPEGYGEIIGGSQREDELDVLLERMREEGLNEADYEWYLDLRRYGTVPHGGFGLGVERTVAWICGLKHIRETIPYARMMGRFYP, via the coding sequence ATGGCGCACGCGACGACGATAGCGGAATTGGGCAGTCATGTCGGCCAAACGGTAACACTCAGCGGCTGGCTCTACAACAGCCGGTCGAGCGGCAAGCTGCTCTTTCTGATGCTCCGCGACGGCACCGGCCTGTGCCAGTGCGTGCTCGAGAAGACCGCCGTCAGTCCGGAGGACTTCGAGGCCGCCCGGCGGTTGGGGCAGGAGTCGTCCCTGCACGTCGATGGCGTCGTGCGGGCCGACGAACGCAGCGTCGGCGGCCACGAGCTGGCGGTCAGCGCCGTCCGCATCGTCCAGAACAGCGCCGGCTACCCGATCACCCCGAAGGCCCACGGCATCGAGTTCCTGATGAAGAACCGCCACCTGTGGTTCCGCTCGCAGCGGCAGTGGGCGATTCTCCGCGTCCGGCACACAATCGTGGACGGCATCCGGCGCTATTTCAACGACCACGGCTTCATCCTGATCGATACGCCGATCTTCGCGCCGGCGGCGGGCGAGGGCAGCCAGACGCTGTTCGCGGTGGACTATTTCGGCGAGCCGGTGTACCTCGCGCAGACCGGGCAGCTCTACGTCGAGTCGGCCATGATGGCGCACCGCAAGGTGTACTGCTTCGGCCCGACGTTCCGCGCCGAAAAGAGCAAGACGCGCCGGCACCTGACCGAGTTCTGGATGGTCGAGCCGGAAATCGCGTACGCCGACATCGATGACGTCTGCGCGCTGGCGGAGGATTTCGTCTACGAGCTGGTGCAGCGCGTGCTGCGCGAGCGGCGGATGGAGCTGGAGCTGCTCGGCCGCGACCTCACGAAGCTGGAAGCGATCCAGAAGCCGTTCAACCGGATCACGTACTCGCAGGCGGCCGAGCTGCTGCACGGCGACAACGTCCGGCGGATGCTGCTCGACGATCTCGAACGCGCCAAGGCCCGCGTCGAGGAGCTGAAGAAGTCGATCGCCGAGAAGGAAGCCGAGCGGACGGCGCCAGGGACGAAAGAGTGGAAGGCGGACAAGCTGGCCCACGAGCTGCTCGACGCGCGTGAGGAGCTGGCCGATCAGGAAGACGCCGTCCGCAACATTCCGCATCACATGGAGCTGGCGGCGAACTTCGCGTGGGGCGGCGACCTGGGCGGCTCGGACGAGACGATCATCGCGCGGCTGCATGAGCGGCCGGTGTTCGTGACGCACTATCCGCGGGCGTGCAAGGCGTTCTACATGAAGCGCAACGCGGACGATCCGCGCGTGGTGAACAACCTGGACCTGCTCGCGCCGGAGGGCTACGGCGAGATCATCGGCGGCAGCCAGCGCGAGGATGAGCTCGACGTCCTGCTGGAGCGGATGCGCGAGGAAGGGCTCAACGAGGCGGACTACGAGTGGTACCTCGATCTGCGCCGCTATGGCACGGTCCCGCACGGCGGCTTCGGCCTGGGCGTGGAGCGCACGGTGGCCTGGATCTGCGGCCTGAAGCACATTCGCGAGACGATCCCGTACGCCCGGATGATGGGGCGGTTTTATCCGTAG
- a CDS encoding substrate-binding domain-containing protein, with translation MRVALAGAQIPVELVESWLHESRATVFSTSQVAPVYMSQHGFENLAHGECDLACTDRLITPRELEQFGDQRISGRRVAFYGYALYVNPSNPLDAIFSRHVRLVFQRRITDWSSLAGEEIPHLQGPINLYGPAKSTRAGMVLGPIANIWFADATWQVLDSDAAIVAKVAADPLGLGFAMIGYEDGVRYLGLRMERNATPAFPSLEEIESERYGLAKLIYVYYVDPPSPAVQAVLNFLASAAGREAIEGTDLWAVPPERATLPPTP, from the coding sequence GTGCGGGTCGCGCTCGCGGGCGCCCAGATCCCGGTCGAGCTGGTGGAATCGTGGCTGCACGAGTCGCGCGCGACGGTGTTCAGCACGAGCCAGGTCGCGCCGGTCTACATGTCGCAGCACGGGTTCGAGAACCTGGCGCACGGCGAATGCGACCTCGCCTGTACGGATCGGCTGATTACCCCGCGCGAACTGGAGCAGTTCGGCGACCAGCGCATCTCCGGCCGGCGGGTGGCGTTCTACGGCTACGCCCTTTACGTGAACCCGAGCAACCCGCTCGATGCGATCTTCTCGCGGCATGTGCGCCTGGTCTTTCAGCGGCGAATCACGGACTGGTCCTCGCTGGCCGGCGAAGAAATCCCCCACCTGCAGGGGCCCATCAATCTCTATGGCCCGGCGAAGAGCACGCGCGCGGGGATGGTCTTGGGCCCGATCGCGAACATCTGGTTCGCCGACGCGACCTGGCAGGTGCTGGATTCCGACGCCGCGATCGTGGCCAAAGTCGCCGCGGATCCGCTGGGGTTGGGGTTCGCGATGATCGGCTATGAAGACGGCGTGCGCTACCTGGGGCTGCGCATGGAGCGCAACGCCACGCCGGCGTTTCCGTCCCTGGAGGAGATCGAGTCGGAACGCTACGGACTGGCGAAGCTGATCTACGTGTACTACGTCGACCCGCCCAGCCCGGCGGTGCAGGCGGTCCTCAACTTTCTCGCGAGCGCCGCGGGCCGGGAGGCGATCGAGGGCACCGATCTGTGGGCCGTACCGCCGGAGCGGGCCACGCTGCCCCCCACGCCATGA
- a CDS encoding ribonuclease HI family protein: MGLVIHVDGGSRGNPGPAGAGVVIQDDAGQLVYEAGFFLGRQTNNAAEYHALIRALERAGRAAPQPLMIHSDSELLVRQITGDYQVKSAKLAPLHRQVQMLLLKINRWSIRHVRREQNQRADELANLAMDRRRDVLVFDVNGQSAPASADTPALAPNPPVPAVEPGSAAAARHAVRVSVTRPPQADMCPAGGLDETAFTVGHTLPAGLCIHAAHALLPTLLAMLNTEPGEFAAVPTLSVRCTHPGCRAEFTLAPIRSPNGAGHARS, translated from the coding sequence GTGGGCCTGGTCATTCACGTCGACGGCGGGTCGCGCGGCAATCCCGGCCCCGCCGGCGCGGGCGTCGTCATCCAGGACGACGCCGGCCAGCTCGTGTACGAGGCCGGGTTCTTTCTCGGCCGCCAGACCAACAACGCCGCCGAATATCACGCGCTCATCCGGGCGCTGGAGCGCGCCGGCCGGGCCGCGCCCCAGCCCCTGATGATCCACTCCGACAGCGAGCTGCTCGTGCGGCAGATCACCGGCGACTACCAGGTGAAGAGCGCGAAACTCGCCCCGCTGCATCGCCAGGTCCAGATGCTGCTCCTGAAAATCAACCGCTGGTCCATCCGCCACGTCCGCCGCGAGCAGAACCAGCGGGCGGACGAGCTGGCGAACCTCGCCATGGACCGGCGGCGCGACGTGCTGGTGTTTGACGTGAACGGGCAGTCCGCGCCGGCCAGCGCGGACACGCCGGCCCTTGCACCGAACCCGCCCGTACCCGCTGTCGAGCCGGGTTCCGCGGCGGCGGCGCGCCACGCCGTGCGCGTCAGCGTCACGCGGCCCCCTCAGGCGGACATGTGTCCAGCCGGGGGACTCGACGAGACCGCATTCACCGTCGGCCACACGCTACCGGCTGGTTTATGCATCCACGCCGCCCATGCCCTGTTGCCCACCCTGCTGGCGATGCTGAACACCGAGCCCGGTGAGTTCGCCGCGGTCCCCACGCTCTCGGTGCGCTGTACGCACCCCGGCTGCCGGGCCGAGTTCACGCTGGCGCCGATCCGCTCGCCGAACGGCGCCGGTCACGCGCGATCCTGA
- a CDS encoding trypsin-like peptidase domain-containing protein, whose amino-acid sequence MRTCARLGLGSLVLVLFATVAVADDSPRDRRRTPIVDVIERCRDSVVNISTTRLVRMRSLAFGSPLDEIFDFGGPRERNRRVQSVGSGAVVHESGYIVTNAHVVSQASDVQVTFADKSTLPAEVVAVDPEHDLAVLKVTPAQPLHAQPLGRSDDIMIGETVIAIGNPLGLQHTVTTGIISALDRDLQFSNDVVYRGLIQTDAPINPGNSGGPLINLNGELIGINSAIRGDAQSIGFAIPVDRLWELLPALLDVERRERVRFGLSVSGTDAKVVSVKPDSPAAAAGLRPNDRILRFNGEALRTGIDYYVHLLGQAPDSQVRLAVQRGPETLEVTVPLQSIPLPDGKALVQKLLGIELMEVPEELRRKYELPDYAGLMVEQVERTGPADRARMRPTDLILRLDRTPVSTLKDVGLALEQVRPGDRVLVEGLRLDADPPFLWSVTLQARTAR is encoded by the coding sequence ATGCGTACCTGCGCTCGGCTTGGTTTGGGCAGCCTGGTATTGGTCCTGTTTGCGACGGTGGCCGTCGCCGACGATTCGCCACGGGACCGGCGCCGCACACCCATCGTCGATGTTATCGAACGGTGCCGTGACTCCGTCGTGAACATCAGTACGACGCGTCTCGTCCGCATGCGTTCCCTGGCGTTCGGTTCGCCGCTGGACGAGATCTTCGATTTCGGCGGGCCACGCGAGCGCAACCGCCGCGTGCAAAGCGTCGGGTCCGGCGCGGTCGTCCACGAGAGCGGCTACATCGTGACCAATGCGCACGTGGTCTCGCAGGCCTCGGACGTGCAGGTGACATTTGCCGACAAGAGTACGCTGCCCGCGGAAGTCGTGGCCGTCGACCCGGAGCACGACTTGGCGGTGCTGAAGGTCACGCCGGCGCAGCCCCTGCACGCCCAGCCGCTGGGCCGCAGCGACGACATCATGATCGGCGAAACCGTGATCGCGATCGGCAATCCGCTCGGGCTCCAGCACACCGTCACGACCGGCATCATCAGCGCCCTCGATCGCGATCTGCAGTTCAGCAACGACGTGGTGTACCGCGGCCTGATCCAGACCGACGCCCCGATCAACCCGGGCAATTCGGGCGGCCCGCTGATTAACCTGAACGGCGAGCTGATCGGCATCAACAGCGCGATCCGCGGCGATGCGCAGAGCATCGGCTTCGCGATTCCCGTCGATCGGCTGTGGGAACTGCTGCCGGCGCTGCTCGACGTGGAGCGGCGCGAGCGCGTCCGCTTTGGCCTGAGCGTCAGCGGCACGGACGCCAAGGTCGTGAGTGTAAAGCCGGACTCCCCCGCCGCCGCGGCCGGTCTGCGCCCGAACGATCGCATCCTGCGGTTCAACGGCGAGGCGCTGCGCACCGGGATCGATTACTACGTGCACTTGCTCGGGCAGGCGCCGGACAGCCAGGTGCGCCTGGCCGTGCAGCGCGGCCCCGAGACATTGGAAGTGACGGTGCCGCTGCAGTCGATTCCGCTGCCGGACGGGAAGGCGCTGGTCCAGAAACTGCTCGGCATCGAACTGATGGAGGTGCCGGAGGAGCTGCGGCGCAAGTACGAGTTGCCGGACTACGCCGGACTGATGGTGGAGCAGGTCGAACGAACGGGGCCAGCGGACCGCGCGCGGATGCGGCCAACGGATTTGATTCTCCGCCTGGATCGCACGCCGGTGAGCACGTTGAAAGACGTCGGGCTGGCACTCGAGCAGGTTCGTCCCGGCGACCGCGTGCTGGTCGAGGGCCTGCGGCTCGACGCGGATCCGCCGTTTTTGTGGAGTGTCACGCTCCAGGCGCGCACCGCACGCTGA